One segment of Cardiocondyla obscurior isolate alpha-2009 linkage group LG15, Cobs3.1, whole genome shotgun sequence DNA contains the following:
- the LOC139108520 gene encoding FUN14 domain-containing protein 2, translated as MPPIPKKSKDDANKEAYSIDASQEPKSFLEKMMGDVSKSSATKQIIIGSTTGWVTGFITMKIGKVAACAVGGGIIMLQIAAHQGYIKINWDKIMTKAEKITDKVEEKITGEGPSVMDKVERFVDKKVDKAEHLLKKGQARTLRWYHALTGGEDSFQPTEFHFFLVSFVAGLAIGVGTAN; from the exons ATGCCTCCTATACCTAAAAAGAGTAAAGACGATGCAAACAAAGAAGCTTACAGTATAGATGCCTCACAGGAACCCAAATCGTTTTTAGAGAAAATGATGGGTGATGTAAGCAAATCTTCTGCAACCAAACAAATCATCATTGGCAGTACAACAGGATG ggTAACTGGATTTATCACCATGAAGATTGGAAAGGTGGCAGCCTGTGCAGTCGGCGGTGGAATTATTATGCTACAAATTGCTGCACATCAGGGTTACATAAAAATCAATTGGGATAAGATCATGACGAAAGCTGAGAAAATAACTGACAAGGTGGAAGAAAAGATTACCGGCGAAGGACCAAGTGTCATGGATAAG GTTGAAAGATTCGTCGACAAAAAGGTGGATAAAGCCGAGCATTTGCTGAAAAAAGGACAGGCTCGTACGCTACGTTGGTATCACGCATTGACCGGCGGCGAAGACAGCTTCCAACCAAcagaatttcatttttttttggtttcaTTTGTGGCGGGACTCGCGATTGGCGTTGGTACTGCTAACTAG